The proteins below come from a single Dasypus novemcinctus isolate mDasNov1 chromosome 22, mDasNov1.1.hap2, whole genome shotgun sequence genomic window:
- the LOC101422705 gene encoding olfactory receptor 1C1-like — protein MEKRNFTFIHEFLLLGFSDSTEQQQLLTLLFFSMYLVTISGNMLIVLAISCDSHLHSPMYFFLSNLAFVDICYTSTTVPQMVVNTLTDTKTISFTGCLTQLFFFISFVNMESFLLCVMAYDRYVAICCPLHYNSIMNPQLCVQLVTGLWVVTYLHALLHTVLMSHLSFCASNVVHHFFCDLNPLLKLSCSDVSNNIMTIYTVGALLALTPFICILISYVLIFTTILKISSTDGKHRAFSTCGSHISVVILFYGTAIAVYFSPSSSHTPVTDTLPSVMYNVVTPMLNPFIYSLRNRDVKRALKKTLCKCTAFISNQVFNE, from the coding sequence atggagaaaagaaatttCACTTTCATCCACGAATTTTTGCTTCTGGGATTTTCTGACTCTACAGAGCAGCAACAACTCCTGACACTGCTTTTCTTCTCTATGTACTTGGTCACCATATCAGGGAACATGCTCATTGTCTTGGCCATCAGCTGTGATTCTCACCTCCAttcccccatgtatttcttccttagcaATTTGGCCTTTGTTGACATCTGTTATACTTCCACAACAGTCCCTCAAATGGTAGTGAACACCTTGACAGATACCAAGACTATTTCTTTTACTGGCTGCCTCACCCAGCTCttcttcttcatttcctttgTGAACATGGAGAGCTTCCTTCTCTGTGTGATGGCATATGATAGGTATGTGGCAATCTGCTGCCCTTTACATTACAACAGCATAATGAATCCTCAACTTTGTGTTCAACTGGTCACTGGGCTCTGGGTTGTGACCTATCTCCATGCCCTCCTACACACTGTCCTAATGTCACATCTCTCCTTCTGTGCTTCTAATGTTGTTCATCATTTCTTCTGTGATCTAaacccactcttgaaactatcCTGCTCTGATGTATCCAATAACATTATGACCATCTATACAGTAGGAGCTCTCCTGGCTCTCACACCTTTTATCTGCATCCTTATATCTTATGTGCTTATTTTCACCACCATTCTCAAGATCAGTTCTACTGATGGGAAACACAGAGCCTTTTCCACCTGTGGCAGTCACATATCTGTGGTAATATTGTTCTATGGCACAGCCATTGCTGTCTACTTCAGCCCTTCTTCATCTCATACACCTGTGACAGACACACTGCCGTCTGTCATGTATAACGTGGTGACTCCGATGCTGAATCCTTTCATCTACAGCCTAAGGAATAGGGATGTGAAGAGAGCACTCAAAAAAACTCTTTGTAAGTGCACAGCTTTTATCAGCAACCAGGTCTTCAATGAGTGA